Proteins from one Danaus plexippus chromosome 2, MEX_DaPlex, whole genome shotgun sequence genomic window:
- the LOC116779820 gene encoding SUN domain-containing ossification factor isoform X1, with protein MKGGLCIIYTSLLTVSVLSSCALFILVVSEVLHTEDVNTGPDLSGLHNVSQRSGEVEEKDTKSHADEPPDIQDIPKEAPEEPDQQMTFPDTLSVNSVTTDGLPDTGQPPILISLTENAKLDLRPPEDLLFVNDSEQHNETSSFAIASSDENEEDKIITDPVEKESTEPRLIVKAKSMHETRQLDEAFQSTTATPDVESITESHEEEKLEENIPIKPETPQEDIPSFSEWAQKQLAEAEKKDTVLNHSSQPSHSNTNISSKSTKLRSKNYASLACGAKVVAVNPEAGSASSILSPNRDEYMLNTCNSRIWFVVELCEAVQAQKIEIANFELFSSTPKDIAVYFSDRFPTREWASVGQFTAEEMRDVQSFDLYPHLFGKFIKVEMLSHHGSEHYCPISLFKVYGTSEFEVLEKESSQHSAHVDDDEDDEIIDVPDIPAAETEPSKNLFGSARDAVMSIMKKAAQALVKTEVPKNISSERNDTSTDNMYKKCCSPSHIIVCDNCSETLYNDVYELLSCSTDRLTSLLRQVFLKDTLKCTSVCQMYGLDFKSTKTIEFHEERVAYINALFPPKYLAALCNILAIKEKKVVLNTSFETETNVTSNITVEESTQNVNSNINTEQDLTPIRSNETDDHKDNDATHVEDKNVTPEQAPEYVTETTTDDSKVEICKDDIQPTLDEKQTAPEPQEDALAEEKQGDALSENETKDSSNGKDATEKSKETANNADEISDQVIMDSDSFISDLDQIAVDPTPAGNTAAVSHNQAQATLQKESVFLRLSNRVKTLERNMSLSGQYLEELSRRYKKQVEEMQRSFEKTMLQVTEERRKSNEREQKYLEQMTVLQEQLSQVTLAITILMEERDGWFGNITFVKFIIYQAVIFALAFYYMTKRKQETVVAPVPKKIKKKQDRFRRKSVEGVSGHSTPSVKKRRPSEEAFQIARLSCDDNECDEAPGEWQVAKKNRRRKTSIVHRNLELEVKTIHNQEGLLQLQENTITLDEAEFLAPVSEPKEFTENEVKEKELPKTNGSFFNNLKNKTMKTRRLSSPAFLRTFNRQSVRSTPSPDVRNIEPIFNGKISKKAASESPTGSLWSESTDISQNGHSENGNGNKKKKSLKNILRKVF; from the exons GTTACCTGATACGGGACAGCCACCGATACTCATCTCTTTGACGGAGAACGCAAAGTTGGATTTAAGACCACCGGAAGATTTATTGTTCGTAAATGACTCGGAACAGCACAACGAAACGTCGAGCTTCGCGATCGCCAGCTCCGATGAAAATGAGGAGGACAAAATAATAACGGACCCCGTGGAAAAGGAGAGTACGGAACCCAGGCTCATAGTAAAAGCAAAGTCCATGCATGAAACAAGACAACTGGATGAAGCATTTCAAAGCACCACCGCTACTCCGGATGTGGAATCCATAACTGAATCTCACGAAGAGGAAAAGCTGGAAGAAAACATTCCAATAAAACCGGAAACACCTCAAGAGGATATACCCTCGTTCTCGGAATGGGCGCAAAAACAATTAGCTGAGGCTGAGAAGAAAGATACCGTTTTGAATCATTCAAGTCAACCTAGTCAtagtaatacaaatattagcAGCAAAAGCACCAAATTGCGGTCGAAAAATTATGCTTCGCTTGCGTGCGGAGCGAAAGTCGTCGCCGTGAACCCTGAAGCGGGATCCGCCAGCTCTATTCTGTCTCCCAACAGAGACGAGTACATGCTGAACACGTGTAACAGTCGAATATGGTTCGTCGTGGAGCTTTGTGAAGCTGTCCAAGcacaaaaaatagaaatagctAATTTTGAGCTGTTCTCATCAACTCCGAAGGACATCGCTGTATATTTCAGCGATCGTTTTCCTACTCGGGAATGGGCCAGTGTCGGCCAGTTTACCGCAGAAGAAATGAGAGACGTACAAAGCTTTGATCTGTACCCTCACTTGTTcggcaaatttattaaagtcgAGATGCTCTCTCACCACGGCTCCGAACATTACTGTCCCATATCATTATTCAAAGTGTACGGCACTTCTGAATTTGAAGTATTGGAAAAAGAGAGCTCTCAACATTCAGCTCACGTAGATGACGACGAAGACGATGAGATAATAGACGTCCCCGACATACCCGCGGCAGAAACTGAGCCCTCGAAGAATCTGTTTGGATCCGCGAGGGACGCCGTCATGTCTATTATGAAGAAAGCTGCTCAAGCGTTAGTCAAAACAGAAGttcctaaaaatatatcgagTGAACGTAACGACACTTCTACGGACAATATGTACAAGAAATGTTGCTCGCCCAGCCATATTATAGTGTGTGACAATTGCAGCGAAACTCTTTACAATGACGTTTACGAACTGCTTAGTTGTAGCACGGATAGGCTTACGAGTTTATTGCGGCAGGTGTTCTTAAAGGATACTTTAAAGTGTACTAGTGTGTGCCAGATGTACGGGTTGGACTTTAAAAGTACAAAGACAATCGAATTTCACGAAGAGCGCGTAGCATACATCAACGCTTTATTCCCGCCCAAATACTTAGCAGCTTTGTGTAACATTTTAgccattaaagaaaaaaaagtcgTACTAAACACAAGCTTTGAGACTGAAACGAATGTTACATCAAACATAACTGTGGAGGAGTCGACGCAGAACGTGAACAGCAACATAAATACCGAACAAGATCTGACTCCCATTAGAAGCAACGAAACGGACGATCATAAAGACAACGATGCGACGCACGTGGAAGACAAGAACGTGACGCCAGAACAAGCCCCGGAATATGTTACGGAAACAACCACAGATGATAGCAAAGTTGAAATTTGCAAAGACGACATTCAGCCGACGTTAGACGAGAAGCAAACAGCACCAGAGCCCCAAGAAGATGCTTTGGCTGAAGAGAAACAAGGAGACGCGCTCAGTGAAAACGAAACAAAGGATTCGTCCAACGGAAAGGACGCTACGGAAAAGTCGAAAGAAACAGCAAATAACGCAGATGAAATAAGCGATCAAGTTATAATGGACAGCGATAGTTTCATATCCGACTTAGACCAAATAGCGGTGGACCCCACACCCGCGGGAAACACGGCCGCGGTGAGCCACAACCAGGCTCAGGCGACCTTACAGAAGGAATCGGTGTTTCTGAGGCTGTCGAATAGAGTTAAG ACACTAGAAAGAAACATGTCCTTGTCAGGGCAATATTTGGAGGAATTGAGTAGAAGATACAAGAAGCAAGTGGAAGAAATGCAGAGGTCTTTCGAGAAGACCATGCTGCAAGTGACTGAGGAGAGAAGAAAGAGCAACGAACGCGAACAAAAATATCTCGAACAAATGACCGTATTACAAGAACAGCTCTCACAGGTGACGCTCGCCATAACCATACTCATGGAAGAGAGAGACGGCTGGTTTGGAAACATCACTTTcgtcaaatttataatataccaaGCCGTAATATTTGCTTTGGCATTCTACTACATGACCAAGAGAAAGCAAGAAACTGTCGTCGCGCCCGTgccaaagaaaataaagaaaaaacaagaCAGGTTTAGAAGGAAGTCAGTGGAAGGCGTCAGCGGGCATTCCACGCCATCCGTTAAGAAGAGGCGGCCGAGTGAGGAAGCGTTCCAGATAGCGAGGCTGTCGTGTGATGACAACGAATGTGACGAAGCTCCTGGGGAGTGGCAAGTGGCCAAGAAGAATAGGAGGAGAAAAACGTCCATAGTTCACAGAAATTTAGAACTAGAGGTAAAAACCATACACAATCAGGAAGGGTTGCTACAGCTACAGGAAAACACCATAACGTTAGACGAAGCTGAATTCTTGGCTCCGGTATCGGAGCCAAAGGAATTTACCGAGAATGAGGTGAAAGAAAAGGAGTTACCGAAGACTAACGGCTCtttctttaacaatttaaaaaataagacgaTGAAGACGAGACGGTTGTCGTCTCCGGCCTTCCTGAGGACCTTCAACCGTCAGAGCGTCCGAAGCACGCCCAGCCCGGACGTCAGGAACATCGAGCCGATATTCAACGGGAAGATAAGCAAGAAAGCCGCTTCCGAGTCACCCACGGGCAGTCTGTGGTCCGAGTCCACGGACATCTCGCAGAACGGACACTCGGAGAACGGCAACGGCAACAAGAAGAAGAAAAGCCTCAAGAACATACTTAGAAAAGTATTTTGA
- the LOC116779820 gene encoding SUN domain-containing ossification factor isoform X2 produces MSPPRALLAALLLCQLLSYGGHQGLTKIFYTLPDTGQPPILISLTENAKLDLRPPEDLLFVNDSEQHNETSSFAIASSDENEEDKIITDPVEKESTEPRLIVKAKSMHETRQLDEAFQSTTATPDVESITESHEEEKLEENIPIKPETPQEDIPSFSEWAQKQLAEAEKKDTVLNHSSQPSHSNTNISSKSTKLRSKNYASLACGAKVVAVNPEAGSASSILSPNRDEYMLNTCNSRIWFVVELCEAVQAQKIEIANFELFSSTPKDIAVYFSDRFPTREWASVGQFTAEEMRDVQSFDLYPHLFGKFIKVEMLSHHGSEHYCPISLFKVYGTSEFEVLEKESSQHSAHVDDDEDDEIIDVPDIPAAETEPSKNLFGSARDAVMSIMKKAAQALVKTEVPKNISSERNDTSTDNMYKKCCSPSHIIVCDNCSETLYNDVYELLSCSTDRLTSLLRQVFLKDTLKCTSVCQMYGLDFKSTKTIEFHEERVAYINALFPPKYLAALCNILAIKEKKVVLNTSFETETNVTSNITVEESTQNVNSNINTEQDLTPIRSNETDDHKDNDATHVEDKNVTPEQAPEYVTETTTDDSKVEICKDDIQPTLDEKQTAPEPQEDALAEEKQGDALSENETKDSSNGKDATEKSKETANNADEISDQVIMDSDSFISDLDQIAVDPTPAGNTAAVSHNQAQATLQKESVFLRLSNRVKTLERNMSLSGQYLEELSRRYKKQVEEMQRSFEKTMLQVTEERRKSNEREQKYLEQMTVLQEQLSQVTLAITILMEERDGWFGNITFVKFIIYQAVIFALAFYYMTKRKQETVVAPVPKKIKKKQDRFRRKSVEGVSGHSTPSVKKRRPSEEAFQIARLSCDDNECDEAPGEWQVAKKNRRRKTSIVHRNLELEVKTIHNQEGLLQLQENTITLDEAEFLAPVSEPKEFTENEVKEKELPKTNGSFFNNLKNKTMKTRRLSSPAFLRTFNRQSVRSTPSPDVRNIEPIFNGKISKKAASESPTGSLWSESTDISQNGHSENGNGNKKKKSLKNILRKVF; encoded by the exons ATGTCGCCGCCGCGGGCGCTGCTGGCGGCTCTCCTGCTCTGCCAACTGCTGTCCTACGGCGGCCATCAGGGGCTCACCAAAATATTCTACAC GTTACCTGATACGGGACAGCCACCGATACTCATCTCTTTGACGGAGAACGCAAAGTTGGATTTAAGACCACCGGAAGATTTATTGTTCGTAAATGACTCGGAACAGCACAACGAAACGTCGAGCTTCGCGATCGCCAGCTCCGATGAAAATGAGGAGGACAAAATAATAACGGACCCCGTGGAAAAGGAGAGTACGGAACCCAGGCTCATAGTAAAAGCAAAGTCCATGCATGAAACAAGACAACTGGATGAAGCATTTCAAAGCACCACCGCTACTCCGGATGTGGAATCCATAACTGAATCTCACGAAGAGGAAAAGCTGGAAGAAAACATTCCAATAAAACCGGAAACACCTCAAGAGGATATACCCTCGTTCTCGGAATGGGCGCAAAAACAATTAGCTGAGGCTGAGAAGAAAGATACCGTTTTGAATCATTCAAGTCAACCTAGTCAtagtaatacaaatattagcAGCAAAAGCACCAAATTGCGGTCGAAAAATTATGCTTCGCTTGCGTGCGGAGCGAAAGTCGTCGCCGTGAACCCTGAAGCGGGATCCGCCAGCTCTATTCTGTCTCCCAACAGAGACGAGTACATGCTGAACACGTGTAACAGTCGAATATGGTTCGTCGTGGAGCTTTGTGAAGCTGTCCAAGcacaaaaaatagaaatagctAATTTTGAGCTGTTCTCATCAACTCCGAAGGACATCGCTGTATATTTCAGCGATCGTTTTCCTACTCGGGAATGGGCCAGTGTCGGCCAGTTTACCGCAGAAGAAATGAGAGACGTACAAAGCTTTGATCTGTACCCTCACTTGTTcggcaaatttattaaagtcgAGATGCTCTCTCACCACGGCTCCGAACATTACTGTCCCATATCATTATTCAAAGTGTACGGCACTTCTGAATTTGAAGTATTGGAAAAAGAGAGCTCTCAACATTCAGCTCACGTAGATGACGACGAAGACGATGAGATAATAGACGTCCCCGACATACCCGCGGCAGAAACTGAGCCCTCGAAGAATCTGTTTGGATCCGCGAGGGACGCCGTCATGTCTATTATGAAGAAAGCTGCTCAAGCGTTAGTCAAAACAGAAGttcctaaaaatatatcgagTGAACGTAACGACACTTCTACGGACAATATGTACAAGAAATGTTGCTCGCCCAGCCATATTATAGTGTGTGACAATTGCAGCGAAACTCTTTACAATGACGTTTACGAACTGCTTAGTTGTAGCACGGATAGGCTTACGAGTTTATTGCGGCAGGTGTTCTTAAAGGATACTTTAAAGTGTACTAGTGTGTGCCAGATGTACGGGTTGGACTTTAAAAGTACAAAGACAATCGAATTTCACGAAGAGCGCGTAGCATACATCAACGCTTTATTCCCGCCCAAATACTTAGCAGCTTTGTGTAACATTTTAgccattaaagaaaaaaaagtcgTACTAAACACAAGCTTTGAGACTGAAACGAATGTTACATCAAACATAACTGTGGAGGAGTCGACGCAGAACGTGAACAGCAACATAAATACCGAACAAGATCTGACTCCCATTAGAAGCAACGAAACGGACGATCATAAAGACAACGATGCGACGCACGTGGAAGACAAGAACGTGACGCCAGAACAAGCCCCGGAATATGTTACGGAAACAACCACAGATGATAGCAAAGTTGAAATTTGCAAAGACGACATTCAGCCGACGTTAGACGAGAAGCAAACAGCACCAGAGCCCCAAGAAGATGCTTTGGCTGAAGAGAAACAAGGAGACGCGCTCAGTGAAAACGAAACAAAGGATTCGTCCAACGGAAAGGACGCTACGGAAAAGTCGAAAGAAACAGCAAATAACGCAGATGAAATAAGCGATCAAGTTATAATGGACAGCGATAGTTTCATATCCGACTTAGACCAAATAGCGGTGGACCCCACACCCGCGGGAAACACGGCCGCGGTGAGCCACAACCAGGCTCAGGCGACCTTACAGAAGGAATCGGTGTTTCTGAGGCTGTCGAATAGAGTTAAG ACACTAGAAAGAAACATGTCCTTGTCAGGGCAATATTTGGAGGAATTGAGTAGAAGATACAAGAAGCAAGTGGAAGAAATGCAGAGGTCTTTCGAGAAGACCATGCTGCAAGTGACTGAGGAGAGAAGAAAGAGCAACGAACGCGAACAAAAATATCTCGAACAAATGACCGTATTACAAGAACAGCTCTCACAGGTGACGCTCGCCATAACCATACTCATGGAAGAGAGAGACGGCTGGTTTGGAAACATCACTTTcgtcaaatttataatataccaaGCCGTAATATTTGCTTTGGCATTCTACTACATGACCAAGAGAAAGCAAGAAACTGTCGTCGCGCCCGTgccaaagaaaataaagaaaaaacaagaCAGGTTTAGAAGGAAGTCAGTGGAAGGCGTCAGCGGGCATTCCACGCCATCCGTTAAGAAGAGGCGGCCGAGTGAGGAAGCGTTCCAGATAGCGAGGCTGTCGTGTGATGACAACGAATGTGACGAAGCTCCTGGGGAGTGGCAAGTGGCCAAGAAGAATAGGAGGAGAAAAACGTCCATAGTTCACAGAAATTTAGAACTAGAGGTAAAAACCATACACAATCAGGAAGGGTTGCTACAGCTACAGGAAAACACCATAACGTTAGACGAAGCTGAATTCTTGGCTCCGGTATCGGAGCCAAAGGAATTTACCGAGAATGAGGTGAAAGAAAAGGAGTTACCGAAGACTAACGGCTCtttctttaacaatttaaaaaataagacgaTGAAGACGAGACGGTTGTCGTCTCCGGCCTTCCTGAGGACCTTCAACCGTCAGAGCGTCCGAAGCACGCCCAGCCCGGACGTCAGGAACATCGAGCCGATATTCAACGGGAAGATAAGCAAGAAAGCCGCTTCCGAGTCACCCACGGGCAGTCTGTGGTCCGAGTCCACGGACATCTCGCAGAACGGACACTCGGAGAACGGCAACGGCAACAAGAAGAAGAAAAGCCTCAAGAACATACTTAGAAAAGTATTTTGA
- the LOC116779821 gene encoding eEF1A lysine and N-terminal methyltransferase homolog → MNLLPKTYKEFGEKDYWNKFFKNRGNKAFEWYGEYLELCAHLHKYIKQTDKVLIPGCGNSSLSSDLYDVGYKNIINIDVSEVVIKQMKAKNAHRTDMSFLHMDALNTTFNNDEFNVVLDKGTLDALMPDDSTETLLRIDSYFSEIKRLLKLGGRFICISLLQGHILSKLIDFFCDKSWLFRIVRCHEAEEKSAESDEGTTLPVFIVVATKFKKCPRLILEVCMAGEKMQSVQSTDELKSIIKSVQDTAFVTNGLAKADLDEDDEVCLDLMQPGDTNPRYTLFIINQKKYQTVNKYAVFIVPQGRQCEWLFGTPAGRRQLQDSARFGRLVVACLNRGHQFPSLDAVKDELAHAAKMLMPSGFSGQIPFLSLGDVGSRSQVWSGESCSGPYVVEDVSVDGILHRRLVFLHHQGLVQSEARLKTVKRKNKSKLVVDFGAVSLYHSIMILGLHLNDAVSGEVAVLGLGGGGLCMFIKKCYDDVKVTAVEIDADMLDVAREYFELEVDERLEVQVKDGLQFLQEEANAGKQYSCVMYDMDSKQHAGVSCPPEQFLEEHALELLVAVLGTGQFILNFVCRDKQIRESTLDVLKKYFKYIATVQLETEVNEIIFATNGDRAYDAQRMEAAVTDVNQAARQRKLVKLKCIDMKDVLDTLSVVK, encoded by the exons ATGAATCTTCTCCCAAAAACCTACAAGGAATTTGGTGAAAAAGACTATtggaataagttttttaaaaacagagGCAATAAAGCTTTTGAATG GTATGGAGAATATTTAGAACTGTGTGCTCATCTAcacaaatacattaaacaGACCGACAAGGTCCTTATACCTGGATGTGGAAACTCTAGCCTGAGTTCTGATCTTTATGATGTTGGCTATAAGAATATCATTAACATTGATGTCTCGGAAGTGGTAATAAAACAGATGAAAGCTAAGAATGCACATAGGACAGATATGTCATTTTTACATATGGATGCTCTCAACACAACATTTAATAACGATGAAttcaatgtagtgctggacaAAGGAACCTTAGACGCTCTTATGCCAGATGACTCAACTGAAACTCTTCTGAGAATAGACAGTTATTTCTCggaaattaaaagattattgAAGTTAGGGGGAAGGTTTATTTGTATATCCTTGCTGCAGGGTCACATTTTGAGTAAGTTGATAGACTTCTTCTGTGACAAATCCTGGTTGTTCAGGATCGTAAGGTGTCATGAGGCTGAGGAAAAAAGTGCAGAGAGTGATGAAGGAACAACATTACCGGTATTCATTGTTGTTGCCACCAAATTTAAGAAATGTCCGAGATTA ATTCTAGAAGTATGTATGGCGGGTGAGAAGATGCAGAGTGTTCAATCCACAGACGAACTGAAGTCGATAATTAAATCCGTTCAGGATACAGCGTTTGTCACTAATGGACTGGCTAAGGCAGATCTGGATGAAGACGACGAG GTCTGCTTGGACCTCATGCAGCCTGGGGACACAAACCCTCGATACACACTTTTCATCATAAACCAGAAGAAATATCAGACGGTGAACAAGTATGCGGTGTTTATTGTGCCTCAGGGCAG GCAATGTGAATGGTTATTTGGCACACCAGCCGGCAGGAGACAACTCCAGGATTCAGCACGATTTGGCCGGTTGGTTGTGGCCTGTCTGAACAGAGGACATCAGTTCCCAAGCCTTGATGCCGTCAAGGACGAACTGGCTCATGCTGCTAAGATGCTAATGCCCAGTGGGTTCAGTGGACAG ATACCGTTCCTGTCTCTGGGTGACGTCGGGTCGCGCAGTCAGGTGTGGTCCGGCGAGTCGTGTTCGGGGCCTTACGTGGTGGAAGATGTGTCCGTGGACGGGATCCTCCACCGCCGGCTGGTGTTCCTTCACCACCAGGGTCTGGTGCAGTCCGAGGCGAGGTTAAAGACTG TTAAAAGGAAGAATAAATCCAAGCTGGTGGTAGACTTCGGCGCCGTGTCCTTGTACCATTCAATAATGATCCTCGGCTTACATCTCAACGACGCTGTCAGCGGCGAGGTCGCGGTGCTCGGCCTGGGAGGTGGCGGCCTCTGTATGTTCATTAAGAAATGTTACGACGACGTTAAAGTAACGGCCGTCGAAATAGACGCGGACATGCTGGACGTGGCTAGAGAATACTTTGAGCTGGAAGTCGACGAACGTCTGGAGGTGCAGGTCAAAGATGGTCTGCAATTTTTACAGGAGGAAGCCAATGCTG gtaAGCAGTACTCGTGCGTGATGTACGACATGGACAGTAAGCAGCACGCGGGTGTCTCCTGTCCCCCGGAACAGTTCCTGGAGGAACACGCGCTGGAACTGCTGGTGGCTGTGCTGGGGACGG GACAATTCATCCTAAACTTTGTATGTCGAGATAAGCAAATACGGGAGTCGACGTTGGACGTATTgaagaaatactttaaatatatcgcGACCGTCCAGCTTGAGACAGAGGTCAATGAAATCATATTTGCAACGAACGGAGACAGAGCGTACGACGCGCAGAGGATGGAAGCAGCCGTGACCGACGTGAACCAGGCAGCGAGGCAGAGGAAACTCGTTAAACTGAAATGTATAGACATGAAGGATGTCCTTGACACGCTCAGTGTAGTCAAATAG